In Lathyrus oleraceus cultivar Zhongwan6 chromosome 2, CAAS_Psat_ZW6_1.0, whole genome shotgun sequence, the DNA window CActtataaattaattttaaaagattttaaaatatattttattattagTTATTTTAAGCAAATAAAAAGAACCAATTGTGGTACCTTTTGGCGTAATAAAATCAATTCTCGTACCCATCTCTCTTCGCATTCCGCGTTGCTGCAAAGCATCCTTCACCTCTCTGTCTCTCTGCGGTTTCTGCTACATCAACTTTTCTTCTTCAAAGGTAAATTCAACCCTCAGATCCATTCTCTTCATGCAAATCGATTCATATCCAATTGCACTTCAATTTCACGCAAATCACACAGCTTCCGTTTCTATTTGCTCGATCTAACGTTTTCTAATCAAACTTTTCAGATCTTCTGTTTTTTTTCTCGTTCAGATCATTTTCCTCTTTTTATCGAaattttgtttatctttttgTTGCAACTTTTTTTGTGCGATCCGTTTCTTTAAGCTTAAGATCTGATTGAATCTGGTGACATTGACGCCATTTGCTTTGATCGATTTGTGAGAAGAAATTGTGACGGATTTGATTAGATCctctttatttttttgtttggAAGATTGTTATTTTTTTATTGAAGTTTTGATTGAACAATGAAATTAGGGAGGATCAAGGTAGCGAAGGAAAAATGGGGTTAACATTCACGAAGCTTTTCAGTCGGTTATTTGCGAAGAAGGAAATGAGAATTTTGATGGTGGGTCTCGATGCTGCTGGTAAGACCACTATCCTCTACAAGCTCAAGCTGGGAGAGATTGTCACTACTATCCCTACCATTGGTAAGTTTCTCGGCTCTACTTGTATGTTCTTATCTAAATGAATAAATCAGATTCGTTATTTACCTATACGAATATTGATTTGCATATAGAAGGTATTCACTTTTGATTTGCATATTCATTGGTGTTTATGGAATAATTACTCTTACATGTAAGAGTTTCTGAAAAAGTTGAGGGGCTGAAGTTGTTTTAAATGCAATGGGAAGCTTTGTTTGTATCACTCATAATCATGGAAAGATTATTTCGACACTTGAGTGTTTGGTAAAAGATTAACCAGATTGCTGAAATGCTGTGGTGCTATATTCATTAAaatgttatttatttttatttaggGTTCAATGTTGAGACTGTGGAATACAAGAACATTAGCTTCACTGTTTGGGATGTCGGAGGCCAGGACAAGGTTTGTATTTTTATTCTTATTCCTTCTAAAAAAAGTGCACTTTACAAGATGTTTAGTATATCCCCTCACTGTTGTTCACTGCCATACAACTGAATTTTGGTTTGCAAAGTGTTTCGGTAGCAAGTGGCTAAATACTTATGTTTTCTTCTACAGATTCGTCCCTTGTGGAGGCACTACTTCCAGAACACTCAGGgtcttatatttgttgttgaCAGCAATGACAGGGACAGAGTTGTTGAGGCCAGAGACGAGCTACATAGAATGTTGAATGAGGTACTTGGTCTGTTTAGTTTGGCATGTTATGCAATGTTTTCATCTAAATATATTTTTCATGTTAGATGACTTCATTCATATAGACCACATAGTGGCCAAAAGGAAGGAAGGAATCCACACATTAGTTGTGATAGAAAGATCTAAGGATCTTATTTAACAATGAAGCTGATTCTGGGGTTGCTTTAAGCACCACATATTTTCTGCATCTATTATGGCCATGGTTGTCAAAATCGAGATCTCGATAAAGATTGTTAGGGTAAACAAAAAGCTTAAATCCTTAGGATCGTAACACAGATTGTAAGATCCTAACAGATAGACAAAATTATAGAAATAATTAGGAAAAATAACTTTAACATAAAATTCTCATTAATTTAATCATCAATAGCAAATATTTTATCCAAAAAACATAACAGAAGGTGAATTTATAGAAAAGATAGATGAAGGGAAGAAATCCATTCATTGTATGATTAATCGATACAAAATTCTCAAAGTTCCAATGGCTATTGTTTGCGGATAATCCTTATTTTGCAATTCTCAAAAGCTCATTTACAACATTGCAAGTCCCCAAACCCTAAAATATGTGCACAGCCATCGGGGATAATTATGGGTCAATTTATGTGCCGAATCCAATTGTTTAATGATCTAATCGAGACGGGCCTGAAGCTGGCAAAACAAAAAATAGATCGTTGGGATCTCAAGATCCCACGATTTAAAGGTCTTTCTCTAGGAGTTCAATGCTCCAACCAAATCCACAATCTTTGTGCCACTTAAATTGATGGCCGGTTGCCGGAGCGCAAGATACAACTTCGGGAGTTAGAGCGAGATCCCGACAATCAT includes these proteins:
- the LOC127119314 gene encoding ADP-ribosylation factor 2; this encodes MGLTFTKLFSRLFAKKEMRILMVGLDAAGKTTILYKLKLGEIVTTIPTIGFNVETVEYKNISFTVWDVGGQDKIRPLWRHYFQNTQGLIFVVDSNDRDRVVEARDELHRMLNEDELRDAVLLVFANKQDLPNAMNAAEITDKLGLHSLRQRHWYIQSTCATSGEGLYEGLDWLSNNIANKA